GTCTGCCCCTCCATCAGCGCAACCAGCTTGCCGACATCCATCGCCGAACCGCCGCCGATCACGATCACCCCGTCATGCGCGCCTTTGCGGAAGGCTTCGATCCCGGCGGTGAGGTTCAGATCGGTCGGGTTGCCCTGCACATCGGAAAACAGCGCTGGCGTAAGGCCGGCCGCTGTCAGCGCCGCCAGCGCGGCAGTGATAAAGGGCAGATGCGCAAGGCCCTTATCGGTGACAACCAGCGGACGCCGGATGCCGGCCGCGATGGTATGGGCGCCAATACCGGCGATCTTGCCGGCTCCGGCATGGATGGTGGTCGGGTAGCTCCAGCGGGCGGTCAGGGGGTAAGTCATCAGATCATCTCGAAGTAACGGTTCAGTTCCCAGTCCGAGACCCAGGCGCGTTGTGCCGCGACCTCTGCCTCGCGTGAGGTGGCGAAATGGTCGGTAAAGGCGTCGCCAAACCAGGCGCGCGCCATATCCGATCCACGCAATCGGGCGGCGGCTTCGGCGAGAGAGGCCGGAAAGCGGCGTTCGGGCGGCAGGTCTGCCTCATAGCCATTGCCTTTGACCGCCGGGCCGGGGTCGAGGCCCTCGCGGATGCCCTGAAGGCCCGAGGCAAGGGCTGCGGCCAGCACCAGATAGGGGTTTGCATCCGCTGCCGGAGGCCGCATCTCGACCCGGATCGACTTCGCGCTGTCGCCGACGACGCGCAGGCTGCAGGTGCGGTTGTCAAAGCCCCAGGTCGCACCGGTCGGCGCCCAGAACCCGGGCGCAAGACGGGTGAAAGAATTGATCGTGGGGGCATAAAGCGCGAGGAGTTCGGGCATGTATTTCAGCTGGCCCGCGATGAAATGGCGCGCGGTCTGCGACAGGCCACCTTCGCCGTCAGGGTCATAGAAGGCCGACTGCTCCCCTTGCCACAGGGACAGATGCGTATGGCCACCGCAGCCGGGCAAGCCGTTCAGCGGTTTCGCCATATAGCACAGGCTCAGCCCGTTCTGATTGCCCCAGGCCCTTGAGAAAGCCTTGAAAATCGCGGCCCGATCGGCGCCTTCCAGCGGTTCTGACGGGGTGAAGGCGAATTCCATCGCGCCTTCACCGGCCTCGGGATGGATCGCCTCCAGCGGCGTTTCCAGCTGACGCGCCAGCGCCATCAGCCCCGAGAAGAAGCCGTCTTCGACCGCCATCCGCTGCACCGAATAGCCGCCGGTTGTCGGGTTCAGGGGGGTAAGGCCGCGATAGCCCTTGGCCAGAGCCGAGGCGGGTGTCTCGCGGAAAACGTAGAACTCATATTCAAACCCGGCCAGGGCGGTGAACGCCATGGCGCGGGTCTCGTCCAGCACCCGCCCTGCCAGCCTGCGCGGGCAAAGGGCCGCGCCCGGCCCATCGGCATATTCGACGAGGTGAAAGCGCCGCCCGTCGCCTGGCATCACCCGGCCCGGCCCCGGCACCACCCGGATCGGGTCATCATGATAGCCGGTATGCCAGCCGGTATGCCGGTTCTGATACAGCGCGTCGCGGCTGTCCCAGCCCAGCACCACCGAGCAAAAGGCACCACCCTTTTCCTGCCAGGATTTAAGCTTTGCACTTGTCGCGTATTTGCCCCGGATCAGCCCGTCGAGGTCGACATAGCCGAGCATCGCGAAATCGTCGCCGGGGGGGGAATATCATTCATCGTCTTTTCCTCAGGCGCCGAGATAGGCGCGGGCGACTTCGGGGTCGGTCAGCAGATCGGCGGACCGGCCCTGCAGCGCAATCGCCCCGGTTTCCAGCACATAGCCATGATCGGAAAGCTGCAGCGCGAGGC
This DNA window, taken from Rhodobacter sp. 24-YEA-8, encodes the following:
- a CDS encoding glutamine synthetase family protein, which gives rise to MLGYVDLDGLIRGKYATSAKLKSWQEKGGAFCSVVLGWDSRDALYQNRHTGWHTGYHDDPIRVVPGPGRVMPGDGRRFHLVEYADGPGAALCPRRLAGRVLDETRAMAFTALAGFEYEFYVFRETPASALAKGYRGLTPLNPTTGGYSVQRMAVEDGFFSGLMALARQLETPLEAIHPEAGEGAMEFAFTPSEPLEGADRAAIFKAFSRAWGNQNGLSLCYMAKPLNGLPGCGGHTHLSLWQGEQSAFYDPDGEGGLSQTARHFIAGQLKYMPELLALYAPTINSFTRLAPGFWAPTGATWGFDNRTCSLRVVGDSAKSIRVEMRPPAADANPYLVLAAALASGLQGIREGLDPGPAVKGNGYEADLPPERRFPASLAEAAARLRGSDMARAWFGDAFTDHFATSREAEVAAQRAWVSDWELNRYFEMI